In Paenibacillus sp. FSL M7-0420, a single genomic region encodes these proteins:
- a CDS encoding ABC transporter ATP-binding protein yields the protein MQIRLRDIRKSFRVYKRPEGRWGLLRGAFVRNVTQVDALGGISFDIEEGELVGYIGPNGAGKSTSVKVMSGILTPDSGECTILGKIPWKHRIEHVSRIGVVFGQRSQLWWDVPVADSFDVLKDIYAIPPGDYRLRLSELSATLGVEALLRTPVRQLSLGQRMRCELVAALLHRPKLLFLDEPTIGLDAVSKLALRNFLKEENRKYGITMLLTTHDMDDIEALCQRVMVIGHGQLLYDGQLSGLQQKYAPEVVKKVNTDAMIAAMYNDLALG from the coding sequence ATGCAAATTAGACTGAGAGATATCCGCAAAAGCTTCAGGGTGTACAAACGGCCCGAAGGAAGATGGGGACTGCTGAGAGGAGCGTTCGTGCGCAATGTTACCCAGGTGGACGCACTCGGCGGCATCAGCTTTGATATTGAAGAGGGTGAACTGGTAGGTTACATTGGCCCGAACGGCGCCGGCAAATCCACCTCCGTCAAGGTAATGAGCGGCATCCTGACACCCGACAGCGGAGAATGCACCATCTTGGGCAAGATTCCATGGAAGCACCGCATAGAGCATGTATCCCGGATCGGCGTCGTGTTTGGCCAGCGCTCACAGTTATGGTGGGATGTTCCGGTGGCAGACTCTTTTGACGTGCTGAAGGATATTTATGCCATTCCTCCAGGCGACTACCGCTTAAGATTATCCGAGCTATCGGCAACACTTGGTGTGGAAGCCCTCTTAAGGACCCCGGTGAGACAGCTTTCGCTCGGACAGCGGATGCGCTGTGAGCTGGTAGCAGCGCTGCTGCACCGGCCGAAGCTTCTCTTTCTGGATGAGCCAACCATCGGACTTGATGCGGTATCCAAGCTCGCGCTGCGCAATTTTCTGAAGGAAGAGAACCGTAAGTACGGGATTACGATGCTGCTGACCACACATGATATGGACGATATTGAGGCATTATGCCAGCGGGTCATGGTGATCGGGCACGGCCAACTGCTCTATGACGGGCAGCTCTCAGGTCTGCAGCAGAAATATGCGCCGGAGGTCGTCAAGAAAGTGAACACGGATGCGATGATTGCGGCTATGTACAATGACTTGGCTTTGGGTTAA
- a CDS encoding ABC transporter permease, with the protein MLAEGKIYCKYLRMHLLSGMEYKGWWLMLIQVLTVVVSDPIATVLLFSRFGNIGEWTVAHIILVYSLAMASFGLAESVCRGFDYFPWHLLRSGDFDRLLLRPRSLFVQVAASRFHLHRLVRPFTGICAAGWALGQLGVPLTPGRLGILAMALAGGCLMYCGVFVLTSGLAFFTIKGLDWIFLLTNASYQITRCPEPYMPRVLKSVFSFLLPMLFISFYPAATVCGWDYPRWLGFLSLPSGAAFLGASLLVWRIGVRHYKSTGS; encoded by the coding sequence ATGCTTGCTGAAGGTAAAATTTATTGCAAATACTTGCGGATGCATCTCCTGTCCGGCATGGAATACAAGGGCTGGTGGCTGATGCTGATTCAGGTGCTTACTGTGGTGGTCTCCGATCCCATAGCCACCGTCCTGCTGTTCTCCCGCTTTGGCAATATCGGCGAATGGACCGTCGCCCATATCATTCTGGTGTACTCGCTGGCGATGGCTTCCTTCGGACTTGCCGAGAGCGTATGCCGCGGCTTTGATTATTTCCCGTGGCATCTGCTGCGCTCCGGTGATTTCGACCGGCTGCTGCTCCGCCCGCGGTCCCTGTTCGTGCAGGTCGCCGCTTCCAGATTCCATCTGCACCGGCTGGTCCGGCCGTTTACAGGGATCTGTGCTGCGGGCTGGGCGCTGGGACAGCTCGGCGTTCCCTTGACGCCCGGCAGACTCGGCATTCTGGCGATGGCGCTGGCCGGAGGCTGTCTGATGTACTGCGGAGTGTTCGTGCTAACCTCAGGTCTTGCTTTTTTCACGATTAAAGGGCTGGACTGGATCTTTCTGCTGACCAACGCCAGCTACCAGATTACCCGCTGCCCGGAGCCCTATATGCCCCGTGTCCTGAAATCTGTGTTCAGCTTCCTGCTCCCCATGCTGTTCATCAGCTTCTATCCGGCGGCCACTGTCTGCGGCTGGGATTATCCCCGCTGGCTGGGCTTCCTCTCGCTTCCCTCCGGAGCTGCCTTCCTCGGAGCGTCTCTGCTGGTATGGCGCATAGGCGTGAGGCATTACAAAAGCACGGGGAGCTAA
- the ppnP gene encoding pyrimidine/purine nucleoside phosphorylase, with protein sequence MSQFTNATIQKAANIYYDGKVTSRTVTLEDGTKVTLGIMLPGVYEFGTDGPETMEILSGKLKVLLPGTEVWKDIDGAETFHVPGNSKFALEVFALTDYCCSYPIV encoded by the coding sequence ATGAGTCAGTTCACCAACGCGACAATTCAAAAAGCAGCCAATATTTATTACGACGGAAAAGTGACCAGCCGTACAGTTACACTGGAAGACGGCACTAAGGTGACACTCGGCATTATGCTGCCTGGCGTATACGAATTCGGCACCGATGGCCCCGAGACGATGGAGATTCTCTCCGGCAAGCTCAAGGTGCTGCTTCCCGGCACTGAAGTGTGGAAGGACATTGACGGAGCGGAAACTTTCCATGTTCCCGGCAACTCCAAGTTTGCCCTGGAAGTATTCGCTTTAACTGATTATTGCTGTTCTTACCCGATTGTGTAA
- the cysT gene encoding sulfate ABC transporter permease subunit CysT — translation MNSLIRHKGWTWGFRSTVVLYFVILIVLPILGVYYNSFSSGLGSFTESVSDPIAWKSVLLTLKLAVIAALTNVLLGTMIAWVLIRYKFRGRALLNSLVDLPFALPTAVGGLMILLLLGPGSLIGDLAESLGFTIVFHQPAIVIAMVFVTFPFVIRAVQPLLEELDASEEEAAYTMGAKPSRVFLQVILPSMAPGMIGGGMLAFSRALAEFGAVVLVAGNIPGRTLVSSVYIFGEVESDNPAGAAAVSIILLTLSFLILWLISLMQMRGKRS, via the coding sequence TTGAATTCGCTGATCAGGCACAAGGGCTGGACCTGGGGATTTAGATCAACAGTTGTACTGTATTTTGTCATTCTGATTGTGCTGCCGATCCTCGGGGTCTATTACAATTCATTCTCATCCGGGCTGGGAAGCTTCACTGAAAGTGTGAGCGATCCGATTGCCTGGAAGTCGGTCCTGTTAACACTCAAGCTGGCGGTCATTGCGGCTCTTACGAATGTGCTGCTGGGCACGATGATCGCCTGGGTCCTTATCCGTTATAAGTTCCGGGGCAGGGCGCTGCTGAACAGCCTCGTCGATCTCCCCTTTGCCCTGCCTACTGCGGTGGGCGGACTGATGATTCTGCTGCTGCTGGGTCCGGGAAGCCTGATCGGGGATCTTGCGGAATCACTGGGATTCACAATTGTTTTTCACCAGCCTGCGATTGTGATTGCGATGGTCTTCGTCACATTCCCCTTCGTCATCCGGGCAGTGCAGCCGCTGCTGGAGGAGTTGGACGCTTCGGAAGAAGAGGCAGCCTATACGATGGGAGCGAAGCCGAGCAGAGTCTTCCTCCAGGTCATCTTACCGTCTATGGCACCTGGCATGATCGGCGGCGGGATGCTGGCCTTCTCGCGAGCGCTTGCTGAATTCGGTGCGGTTGTCCTCGTGGCAGGCAATATTCCGGGGCGCACGCTAGTGTCTTCTGTTTATATTTTCGGTGAGGTCGAAAGTGATAACCCGGCGGGAGCCGCTGCGGTGTCGATCATTCTGTTGACCTTATCCTTCCTGATCCTCTGGCTGATCAGCCTCATGCAGATGCGGGGGAAAAGATCATGA
- a CDS encoding glucose-6-phosphate isomerase, whose protein sequence is MSKKINFDYTKALSFFSQTEIDYFAAPVKLAHEQLHNKSGAGSDYLGWIDLPTAYDKEEFARIQQAAKKIQSDSEVLIVIGIGGSYLGARAAIEALSHSFYNNLSKDKRKTPEVYFAGNNISSTYITHLLDLVEGKDFSVNVISKSGTTTEPAIAFRIFRAALEKKYGKEEARKRIYATTDKEKGALKKLANEEGYESFIIPDDVGGRYSVLTPVGLLPIAVAGINIEEMMQGAAAAADEFNNPDVATNQSYQYAAVRNALYRKGKTTEILVNYEPSLHFVSEWWKQLYGESEGKDFKGIYPSSVDFSTDLHSMGQFIQEGNRNIFETVIQVEKVQHHVTIENDPDDLDGLNFLTGQTMDFVNKKAFQGTMLAHTDGQVPNLIVTIPDQTPYTFGYLVYFFEKACGISGYLLGVNPFDQPGVEAYKKNMFALLGKPGYEKEKAELEARLTE, encoded by the coding sequence ATGTCCAAGAAGATTAATTTTGACTACACCAAAGCCCTTTCCTTCTTCAGCCAGACCGAGATCGACTACTTCGCCGCTCCGGTGAAGCTGGCCCACGAACAATTGCATAACAAGAGCGGAGCAGGCTCCGATTACCTGGGCTGGATTGATCTCCCTACAGCGTATGACAAGGAAGAGTTCGCCCGCATTCAGCAGGCCGCCAAGAAGATTCAGAGTGATTCCGAAGTGCTGATCGTGATTGGTATCGGCGGCTCTTATCTGGGGGCACGCGCAGCTATTGAGGCGCTTTCGCATTCCTTCTACAATAACCTGTCCAAGGACAAGCGCAAGACACCGGAGGTTTATTTTGCCGGTAATAACATCAGCTCTACCTACATCACGCATCTGCTTGATCTGGTAGAAGGCAAAGACTTCTCCGTGAACGTAATCTCCAAATCTGGTACAACTACCGAGCCGGCTATTGCCTTCCGTATCTTCCGTGCAGCACTGGAGAAGAAATACGGTAAGGAAGAAGCACGCAAACGGATCTACGCTACAACAGACAAGGAGAAGGGCGCACTTAAGAAGCTGGCTAACGAAGAAGGCTATGAGTCGTTCATCATCCCTGATGATGTAGGCGGACGTTATTCCGTACTGACACCGGTAGGCCTTCTGCCTATCGCCGTAGCGGGAATTAACATTGAAGAAATGATGCAAGGGGCCGCAGCCGCAGCCGATGAGTTCAACAACCCCGATGTGGCTACGAACCAGAGCTATCAATATGCTGCAGTACGTAACGCGCTCTACCGCAAAGGCAAAACAACGGAAATCCTCGTGAACTACGAGCCGTCCCTGCACTTTGTCTCTGAATGGTGGAAGCAGCTGTACGGCGAAAGCGAAGGCAAGGACTTCAAGGGAATCTATCCGTCTTCGGTGGACTTCTCGACTGACCTGCACTCCATGGGCCAATTCATTCAGGAGGGTAACCGCAACATCTTCGAGACGGTTATTCAAGTGGAGAAGGTACAGCACCATGTAACGATCGAGAATGATCCGGACGATCTGGACGGCCTCAACTTCCTGACTGGCCAGACCATGGACTTCGTGAACAAGAAGGCGTTCCAGGGAACTATGCTGGCGCATACCGATGGACAGGTGCCGAACCTGATCGTTACCATTCCTGACCAGACGCCGTATACTTTCGGCTATCTGGTGTACTTCTTCGAGAAGGCTTGCGGGATCAGCGGATACCTGCTGGGTGTGAATCCGTTCGACCAGCCGGGTGTTGAAGCCTACAAGAAGAACATGTTCGCACTGCTGGGCAAACCAGGCTACGAGAAAGAAAAGGCAGAGCTTGAAGCAAGACTTACCGAATAG
- a CDS encoding sulfate ABC transporter permease subunit produces the protein MRRLWIGLTYLVFFVLIAAPLGRMTMGAFSEGWSGFWNALTRPEALHALLMTGYVVVVVTLLNTLFGIMTALYLVRANWLGRRLKSLLNSIVDLPYAVSPVIGGLMIVLLLGPDSALGALFEQIGVKIVYAFPGMVIATLFVTFPLMVREVMPVLQEIGSQQEEAASTLGAYGWTTFWKVTWPSIRWAVIYGVILTVARSLGEFGAVLVVSGNIMNRTQTATTLVYQDVENFNVTAAGGIALVLAAFSAGLLLLMEWSKRRKGGH, from the coding sequence ATGAGAAGATTGTGGATTGGACTGACCTACCTCGTGTTCTTCGTCCTGATCGCAGCTCCGCTTGGCAGGATGACAATGGGGGCCTTCAGCGAAGGCTGGAGCGGCTTCTGGAACGCCCTGACCCGGCCCGAGGCACTGCATGCACTGCTGATGACCGGATACGTTGTAGTGGTTGTGACGCTGCTGAATACGCTGTTTGGGATCATGACGGCCCTGTATCTGGTACGGGCGAATTGGCTGGGCCGGCGCCTCAAAAGCCTGCTGAACAGCATCGTGGATCTGCCTTATGCGGTATCGCCGGTTATCGGCGGGCTGATGATCGTTCTGCTGCTCGGGCCGGACAGTGCGCTGGGTGCGTTGTTTGAGCAAATCGGAGTGAAGATTGTGTATGCTTTTCCGGGAATGGTGATTGCTACGCTGTTCGTGACGTTCCCGCTAATGGTGCGTGAGGTGATGCCGGTACTGCAAGAGATCGGGTCCCAGCAGGAAGAGGCCGCGTCCACACTCGGCGCATATGGCTGGACGACCTTCTGGAAGGTGACCTGGCCGTCTATCCGCTGGGCGGTCATCTATGGAGTGATTCTGACGGTGGCCCGTTCGCTGGGTGAGTTCGGTGCGGTGCTCGTCGTCTCAGGCAATATTATGAACCGGACCCAGACGGCTACCACACTGGTCTATCAGGATGTCGAGAATTTCAATGTTACGGCTGCGGGCGGGATAGCACTGGTGCTGGCCGCATTCTCCGCAGGACTGCTGCTGCTTATGGAATGGAGCAAGAGAAGAAAGGGAGGGCACTAA
- a CDS encoding TetR/AcrR family transcriptional regulator, with translation MARRAVEQELSRERILEAARHLFITKGYRAISMRSIGQHLGYSHGSLYYHFKEKAELFYAIVVEDFNHVASLLNQAMTTPPEEGMTRVEQLIMEFIRFGLNHPYQYEIMFMIRDEELLAYCRAEQGRCFELFASIVRRHMKEEGYVSEDWQNVPLTLFLSAHGFISYYIQDKVLFEDVKQAALTHVKVLSRSL, from the coding sequence ATGGCAAGAAGAGCAGTGGAACAGGAGTTGTCGAGAGAAAGAATTCTGGAGGCGGCGAGGCATCTTTTCATCACCAAAGGGTACCGTGCCATTTCGATGCGCAGCATTGGCCAGCACCTGGGTTACAGCCACGGCTCCCTATATTACCATTTCAAAGAGAAGGCCGAACTTTTCTACGCCATTGTAGTTGAGGATTTCAATCATGTGGCTTCGCTGCTGAATCAAGCTATGACCACTCCGCCTGAAGAGGGAATGACCCGGGTGGAGCAGCTGATTATGGAGTTCATCCGGTTCGGGCTGAACCATCCGTATCAGTATGAGATCATGTTCATGATCCGCGACGAAGAGCTGCTGGCTTATTGCCGGGCAGAACAGGGCCGATGTTTCGAGTTATTTGCAAGCATTGTCCGCCGTCATATGAAGGAAGAGGGATATGTATCGGAGGACTGGCAGAACGTGCCGTTGACCTTATTCTTATCTGCTCACGGATTCATTTCGTATTATATTCAGGATAAAGTGTTGTTCGAGGATGTGAAGCAAGCTGCCCTGACACATGTCAAGGTATTAAGCCGCAGTTTATAA
- a CDS encoding NAD(P)-dependent oxidoreductase, which yields MEMKHIGFIGLGTMGAPMASNLLRSGFEVTVYNRTAEKCKPLEQEGAKTAATPQAAAEGKDVIITMISNDDSIREVFYGDHGFLATLQPGTTVIDSSTISPGLAKEIAAEVEARGGSFLDAPVTGSKPAAIDGTLVFMVGGHAEVIEKHRDLFDSMGRLLLHMGANGSGAVAKLAHNAMVGIHNVALAEGFSIAVKSGVPADKFLELVKNGSAGSKQAELKGQKIIDNDFSNQFSLALMLKDLKLASSLSDSTGVPSPMLGVAKSMFQAGFNHGYGDEDLSAVVKSYEDWIGRKIGEGN from the coding sequence ATTGAAATGAAGCACATCGGCTTTATCGGACTCGGAACAATGGGAGCACCTATGGCGTCGAACCTGCTGCGAAGCGGCTTTGAGGTTACGGTGTACAACCGTACAGCAGAGAAATGCAAACCTTTGGAACAGGAAGGTGCGAAGACAGCCGCCACACCGCAGGCAGCAGCGGAAGGCAAGGATGTTATTATTACCATGATCAGCAACGATGATTCGATCCGTGAAGTCTTCTACGGTGATCATGGCTTTCTCGCCACCCTTCAGCCGGGAACAACCGTAATCGATTCCAGCACCATCTCCCCCGGCCTTGCCAAGGAGATCGCTGCTGAAGTTGAAGCACGGGGCGGCAGCTTCCTTGATGCTCCTGTAACCGGCAGCAAGCCGGCAGCTATCGACGGCACACTGGTCTTCATGGTCGGCGGACATGCCGAAGTGATTGAGAAGCACCGGGATCTCTTCGACTCCATGGGCCGTCTGCTGCTGCATATGGGTGCTAACGGCAGCGGCGCTGTAGCCAAGCTGGCTCACAATGCCATGGTCGGCATTCACAATGTCGCGCTCGCCGAGGGCTTCTCCATTGCGGTGAAGTCCGGGGTACCCGCAGATAAGTTCCTGGAGCTGGTGAAGAACGGATCAGCAGGCAGCAAACAGGCCGAGCTGAAGGGCCAGAAGATCATTGATAACGACTTCAGCAACCAGTTCTCCCTTGCCCTGATGCTCAAGGATCTCAAGCTGGCGTCCTCGCTCAGTGATTCCACCGGCGTCCCTTCCCCTATGCTCGGCGTAGCCAAGAGCATGTTCCAGGCAGGCTTCAACCACGGCTATGGCGACGAGGACCTGTCCGCTGTGGTCAAATCCTACGAGGACTGGATCGGCCGGAAGATCGGCGAAGGTAACTAA
- the tkt gene encoding transketolase, with amino-acid sequence MTEQAKDQAIHKAENSTVDNLAITTIRTLAIDAIEKANSGHPGMPMGSAPMGYQLFAKTMNHNPDHPTWVNRDRFVLSAGHGSMLLYSLLHLSGYDLPMEELKQFRQWGSLTPGHPEVGHTAGVDATTGPLGQGIGMAVGMAMAEAQLGATYNKDEHNVIDHYTYAICGDGDLMEGISSESASLAGHLKLGKLIVMYDSNDISLDGKLNLAFSENVAKRFEAYGWQVLRVEDGNDLPALAKALEEAQADSSKPTLIEVKTVIGYGSPNKQGKGGHGGTHGSPLGADETKLTKEYYKWVYEEDFYVPDEVRASFAEVKAKGIAANKAWDEKFAAYKKAYPELAAQLETALNGELPAGWDANLPFYKAEDKAVSTRVASGNALNGLTGGIPQLVGGSADLESSTMTHLNGLSQFTSESYDGRNIYFGVREFGMAAAMNGIALHTGLKVFGGTFFVFTDYLRPAVRLASIMKLPVTYVLTHDSIAVGEDGPTHEPIEQLASLRIIPGLTVIRPADANETSAAWAYAMENTANPVALVLTRQNLPILAGTVDGVRDNIKRGGYVVSDSKNGTPQAQIIATGSEVQLAVKAQAALAEEGIDVRVISLPSWDLFEKQDKAYRDSVILPEVKARLAIEMAQTFGWERYTGDQGDILGITTFGASAPGDTVIREYGFTVENVVSRVKALL; translated from the coding sequence ATGACTGAACAAGCAAAAGATCAAGCCATTCATAAAGCAGAAAACTCAACGGTGGACAACCTGGCCATCACTACAATCCGTACACTTGCCATTGATGCCATTGAAAAGGCAAACTCCGGACATCCGGGTATGCCGATGGGCTCCGCACCTATGGGATACCAATTGTTCGCCAAGACGATGAATCATAACCCGGACCACCCGACTTGGGTCAACCGTGACCGCTTCGTGTTGTCTGCCGGACATGGCTCCATGCTCCTCTACAGCCTGCTGCACCTCAGCGGCTATGATCTGCCTATGGAAGAATTGAAGCAGTTCCGCCAATGGGGCAGCTTAACTCCGGGACATCCGGAAGTCGGCCACACGGCCGGTGTAGATGCAACAACCGGACCGCTTGGACAAGGTATCGGTATGGCTGTAGGTATGGCAATGGCTGAAGCGCAGCTGGGTGCCACTTACAATAAAGATGAACATAACGTGATTGACCATTATACGTACGCCATCTGCGGCGACGGCGATTTGATGGAAGGGATCTCTTCCGAGTCTGCTTCACTTGCCGGACACCTGAAGCTGGGCAAGCTGATTGTAATGTACGATTCGAATGATATCTCCCTGGACGGCAAGCTGAACCTTGCATTCTCCGAGAATGTTGCTAAGCGTTTTGAAGCTTACGGCTGGCAGGTTCTGCGCGTAGAAGACGGTAACGATCTTCCTGCACTGGCTAAGGCTCTTGAAGAGGCTCAAGCAGACAGCAGCAAGCCTACGCTGATCGAAGTGAAGACGGTCATCGGCTACGGCAGCCCGAACAAGCAAGGTAAAGGCGGCCACGGCGGTACCCACGGCTCTCCGCTGGGTGCTGATGAAACGAAGCTGACGAAGGAATACTACAAATGGGTATATGAAGAAGATTTCTATGTACCGGATGAAGTCCGTGCCAGCTTCGCTGAAGTGAAGGCCAAAGGAATCGCCGCTAACAAAGCATGGGATGAGAAATTTGCAGCCTACAAAAAAGCATACCCTGAGCTTGCTGCACAGCTCGAAACTGCACTGAACGGTGAGCTTCCTGCAGGCTGGGATGCTAATCTGCCATTCTACAAAGCAGAAGACAAAGCTGTATCTACCCGTGTGGCTTCCGGTAATGCACTGAACGGCTTGACTGGCGGTATCCCGCAACTGGTTGGGGGTTCTGCCGACCTGGAGAGCTCGACCATGACGCACTTGAACGGTCTGTCCCAATTCACCTCCGAATCCTATGACGGCCGTAATATCTACTTCGGCGTACGTGAATTCGGAATGGCTGCAGCTATGAACGGGATTGCACTTCACACCGGTCTTAAGGTATTCGGCGGTACGTTCTTCGTCTTCACAGATTACTTGCGTCCGGCTGTCCGTCTGGCTTCCATCATGAAGCTGCCGGTAACCTATGTGCTTACCCATGACAGTATCGCTGTCGGGGAAGACGGTCCTACCCATGAGCCGATTGAACAGCTTGCTTCCCTGCGTATCATTCCGGGTCTTACGGTCATTCGTCCGGCTGATGCCAACGAAACCTCTGCAGCTTGGGCATACGCTATGGAGAATACCGCCAATCCGGTAGCACTGGTCCTGACCCGTCAGAACCTGCCGATCCTGGCTGGAACCGTAGACGGTGTACGCGATAACATCAAACGCGGCGGGTATGTGGTCTCCGACTCCAAGAACGGCACTCCACAGGCACAGATCATTGCTACAGGCTCTGAAGTACAGCTGGCGGTTAAGGCTCAGGCTGCGCTTGCCGAAGAAGGCATTGATGTTCGTGTCATCAGCTTGCCGAGCTGGGATCTGTTCGAGAAGCAGGATAAAGCATACCGCGATTCCGTTATCCTGCCTGAAGTGAAAGCCCGTCTGGCTATCGAAATGGCGCAAACCTTCGGCTGGGAACGTTATACAGGCGATCAGGGCGACATTCTGGGAATCACTACATTTGGCGCTTCCGCCCCTGGCGACACCGTAATCAGAGAATATGGCTTCACTGTAGAAAATGTAGTCAGCCGCGTAAAAGCGCTGCTATAA
- a CDS encoding ABC transporter permease, with translation MNFRNTWRACSSLFRIRMAEGLQYRVSAISGTMVGVFWALIECVLFTVFYTYSENGFWNNNGLSLPQAISYVWLAQGLFVLQSMNIDSEIMGKINNGDVGIELCRPMNLYTHWFVKSSAGKLGTSWIRGLATVLAGLLMPAGYALGGPASLPALFYFLLSAVMAFVLCSAFAMLVTAIRLNITWGDGPTYMLLLLSGILSGTYLPLRLWPDFMQTFLYLQPFGGFADIPLQLYIGSVAPAAALPGIGLQLLWSLIFISAGRMIMKRRLHSIIVQGG, from the coding sequence ATGAATTTTAGAAATACATGGCGGGCCTGCAGCTCCCTCTTCCGAATCCGCATGGCAGAAGGGCTCCAGTACCGGGTGTCCGCCATATCTGGCACGATGGTCGGTGTGTTCTGGGCGCTTATAGAATGTGTGCTGTTCACCGTGTTCTATACATACAGCGAGAATGGCTTCTGGAACAATAACGGACTCAGCCTTCCTCAGGCCATATCCTATGTTTGGTTGGCTCAGGGGCTGTTTGTACTCCAGAGTATGAACATCGACAGCGAAATTATGGGCAAAATCAACAACGGTGACGTCGGCATCGAGCTGTGCCGGCCCATGAACCTGTACACCCACTGGTTTGTCAAAAGCTCGGCCGGCAAGCTCGGCACCAGTTGGATCAGGGGGCTGGCCACCGTACTCGCCGGGCTACTGATGCCTGCCGGATATGCCCTAGGGGGCCCCGCCTCATTGCCTGCATTATTCTATTTCCTTCTGTCGGCGGTTATGGCGTTTGTGCTGTGCTCGGCCTTCGCTATGCTTGTAACTGCGATCCGGCTGAATATCACTTGGGGGGACGGACCGACCTATATGCTTCTACTGCTAAGCGGCATATTGTCCGGCACCTACCTCCCCCTGCGGCTGTGGCCTGATTTCATGCAGACCTTCCTGTACCTGCAGCCGTTTGGCGGATTCGCCGACATCCCTCTGCAGCTATATATAGGTAGCGTAGCTCCTGCCGCCGCATTGCCCGGTATCGGCTTACAGCTCCTCTGGAGCCTTATCTTTATCTCGGCGGGCCGGATGATCATGAAACGCAGATTGCACAGCATTATCGTCCAGGGAGGGTGA
- a CDS encoding YigZ family protein codes for MLEQYRTVRTPGSREVVIRKSRFIGHVMPVENEEEAVQFIDSIKKQHWNATHNCSAYMIGERDEIQRQSDDGEPSGTAGKPILEVIRSQQVKNVAIVVTRYFGGIMLGAGGLIRAYTDGAVLALAAGEVITRVLRREVFVEIEYTWLGKVENALRGRNIQTGETLFTDKVTLLCLPRNDEGDAFIAWITDLTEGQSLITEGRRLYYSEGE; via the coding sequence ATGCTGGAACAATACCGGACGGTACGTACCCCCGGCTCGCGGGAGGTCGTAATCCGTAAATCACGCTTTATCGGGCATGTTATGCCGGTGGAGAACGAGGAAGAAGCTGTGCAATTTATCGATTCGATCAAGAAGCAGCACTGGAATGCAACGCATAACTGCTCTGCTTATATGATCGGAGAGAGGGATGAGATCCAGAGACAGTCGGATGACGGGGAACCGAGTGGAACGGCCGGGAAACCGATTTTGGAAGTAATCCGCAGCCAACAGGTGAAGAATGTCGCTATTGTAGTTACCCGTTATTTCGGAGGCATTATGCTGGGTGCAGGCGGGCTGATCCGGGCTTATACCGATGGCGCTGTACTGGCGCTTGCGGCCGGAGAGGTCATTACACGTGTGCTGAGGCGGGAGGTATTCGTGGAAATCGAGTACACTTGGCTGGGCAAGGTGGAGAATGCACTGCGGGGCCGGAATATTCAGACCGGAGAGACTTTGTTTACGGATAAAGTTACACTGCTGTGTCTTCCGCGCAATGATGAAGGTGACGCATTTATCGCATGGATAACCGATCTTACGGAGGGGCAATCCCTGATTACGGAAGGGCGGCGGCTTTACTACAGCGAAGGGGAATAG
- a CDS encoding secondary thiamine-phosphate synthase enzyme YjbQ, whose product MLHTMEITTSKRDEMRDITREVQAYVKNSGVLNGLLIVYCPHTTAGIAINENADPDVKRDVLMRLDEVYPWEHPKYRHAEGNTASHLKSITAGPSQTLIIHEGAVLLGRWQGIYFCEFDGPRQRQCHLKIMEG is encoded by the coding sequence ATGCTGCATACTATGGAGATCACCACCAGCAAACGGGATGAAATGCGGGATATTACCCGCGAGGTTCAGGCTTATGTGAAGAATAGCGGGGTACTTAACGGACTGCTGATTGTCTATTGCCCGCACACCACCGCAGGGATTGCGATTAACGAGAACGCCGATCCTGATGTGAAGCGTGATGTGTTGATGCGTCTGGATGAGGTCTATCCCTGGGAGCATCCTAAATACCGCCATGCGGAGGGCAATACGGCTTCCCACCTGAAATCCATTACGGCCGGTCCTTCGCAGACCCTTATAATTCATGAAGGAGCTGTGCTGCTGGGCCGCTGGCAGGGCATCTATTTTTGCGAGTTCGATGGTCCAAGGCAACGCCAGTGCCACCTCAAAATTATGGAAGGCTAG